The genomic stretch agaaatagatttggggctaataatcataatgggtatcgagtttaatgcctccgtgttgtttgtgtcggttgagatatcgctgatgtgaattgtacggttgagctttcgttggtgtttcagacatggacattgatgtggcatctcgaatggtgcctggtgattttgatgcgtattgtgagtgtgttgcgATAAGATCTCTAGGTTTAAGTATttgacgggtagaacgaaatgcaattccataactatttctcttagactattaagattttttatttgctttatttacttttcccgcatttactttccgcacccaatcatgaaacttagaacgcgagatagtcgaacgacaatttttctctaccaatctctgtggactacgatacgatataacctatatcacccggtaataaataatacctattactttttgcttgccgctttaccgctccaacaccatgttgaatagtatattcaaggcaaatattttttaaatcgtatccacagagattgggtgatattaccgccgttctatagttactattattttaagttcgaaaggtaacaaagttgttttgttttgaatcaCTATTTGTTCTAATTAAGACAATTATAagacaataaaataaaacttgtttcaataataaaagaatgacaagattggttttggtttcactattcctatcttctatgtgactttaacaactaatgtataacttcaatagcaatgacaatgttctagtatcctctcaacaatgtttatgtctaaacaaagttgtgaaagttaacatattaatctttagatgatctctcactctaactatcaatatattaatattgattgcttgatacaaatagaaaagtggcaaataaatctatctctagcatttattcactaCTTGAGAAAATGTTGTAGgccaagacttgaaatatatttctcaatcataaatcaaatctaaatataaaagataaatcAACAACATTAatccatttcaatactaatgaagttcatacaaaagtgctagagaaaatacatagttaacaagaatagctactacctccaatcttgtcaaaatgggatttagctactcatcaccatggttgacagcaagaagaatgaagaagaagctaagaacatcaatctctcacaaagttgttctttctctcccaaaaccctagcctcaatgtttggttcacaatGAATAGAATAATTGCCCCTTGGTTCTCTATTTCTTTTATCTAAATTAGCCCCCTAAAATTCGTACTAACTGTTCACATTCAATAGATAAAAACCTCATGACAAGTGGCAGACCAACAAAAAGGAGAATTTCTGATTCGCAGCGTTTGCGGCGCCAAGAGTGTTTGCGGCGCAAACTCTTCAATTTCTGCCACATCAGAATCCAACCAAAAATTAAGAGCAGTTGGGATTTTTGCAGTTTGCGGCGCCaaggatgtttgcggggcaaactggcctcatcaacacttctttttctattccaagtcttcaagtaattcctctttgcttccatgatcttcaaaccttaaaaacgctacaaaactaacaaaatgtgaaataacaattcaaatgaactaaaaatgaacaaaattgcaaaattattaaattgtatgaataaaagtgtgattattgagaaaaaagtggttaaagggaccaaaaacaatatatgaaaattagtactatttggtccctaacacaCCACACTTCCTTAACTTGTGAAGATAATAGTGAACACGGACCTTTGGTTCACACTAGTCCTTGAATACATAACTGGAAGGACTTCTCATAtaataggtactaagtctcccttcaaagtacttattagttactcagtaagatttactactcacactagtcCATCTTGACTGCTTTCTTCTTCTCAGTCTTGCATCCAGGTTCTAcacccaataagtactaagtctcccgtcaaagtacttaccagttagtcagttagaatttgctactcacactaggtcttTCTGACTGATTACTTCttcacatttatatatttttcttttggaaaatacaacaacaaaaagaaactgaagatcttgagatgatgttgtaacatctgatatgacatcatccttcatggttcttggttaacatctctaaCATCTAATTCATAGCACTTGGGGTGGAAACAAAATAGTGCAATTATCAACAACATtcagacatatcaaggaatacaatagccaacatctcaataagcttttcttcagactttcattgtgattttgagatgatggatgccatagtctgtacctatagaggagattccctcaattaggtttctggaacagagtTAGTCATGacataacactgaattagtcagattcttctgagccatctgacttccttgattccaaataacactaccctttctggataacaactaggccAGTAAACATTgctgaccatatttcactgtggttgagtcacagtattcagctccaacaactgctctatggttatgaatgaagatacacatatctggttcctttgatcagaggAAAATACCAGAAGTAAGCTCATCTTGAGttaaacataaaggatcagaaaggaataccttgatgagttttctttggcactgagcttttacttctaaTCCCCACAAACTAGGATATGGAGCAGAAGAAcatgttgatcgtgtcctgatcaacttatagtcagatgtctcctcttccagaccaggagtaggtgccaaaccaatgttctcacactatattagtttagcaccagaacatctgttcttcaggtggtagctgcataccagtacttaatgtcctaacatccggtaggacatctgttcctccttctaggaacactctagccttgaaatttttcaaggttcatacttgcagatgattatgaatatcattgatcagttgacattcatctgCTCTAacaaaccatgccattatgagtggacttgagagattactcaagtatctttgacactttaattatagctgtaaggttctaccatacattctgttgaatataaataaccctagGATTTATACAATAGGGGTTGCACCAGtggctatgcagcggaaaatagccatacttcaacagaattcacacaatgcttactccaaatatcaattgtaagcatgacatctaAGGATTGACTGCAACTTAAccctgcacaatgcttgcttctgcaccaagcaataGACTAGACCTAACCAACATCCTGACCTGATAAACTCACATAGATACAGAGGTTACCTTaccaatatcttcactcccgcatgaagccttTGGATTTAGCTCTTCTTGTTCCAGCATCAACAACTttggtcaggttggtctaatcctccacatataggtccatcctccacttcaggggaccatacaatatgaacactccttattcaaacaatcttctaccttcagcacaaccagaaagtatccctcatggatctcatccagaaacagacaagatgtctgctctgataccaattgaaattatggtatgacagactcaagatttcactcacgatgtcaagacatctgatctagaACAGAAAGATTCCCAATTTTTAATTGcccctaagaaggagtccatgagtactgggatCATGTATGTTCAGTCAgcataaccagattgtaatctTTATTGGTTCTATAACATGAACAACTATCAAACCtaaacctgatgttatacacgatgtttcaacatccaagactgaacagacaatacaatgcagaagataaataacacagtgaattgttaacccagttcggtttaactacctactctaggggctaccaagccaggaagaagatttcactatcagtagtactattttatgtaaacaacctctggtttatagATAAACTACctatggtttacctagtcactacccaatgaaatctttatcttagaactccatctaagacaagagaacctctccTCACTCCcttgtgatacctaactgttacaaccctgcaacaattatttaaacaattaacaatgaacactaacttgatcttacttcacagcttcaatcaagaacacaatactcaactcttacctacaggtttcgagtgagaacaatagcttctcttacctacaggtttcgagaaggaaaaggcagccatcccacaacctgggtggtctacctatacagACCCTAACGACTACATATTTTCAATACTCGGTTTGCATTTTACAATCAGGTTACAaatgtttctatttataacctattcccaattggacttgggcttacaaatcgcagcactcatGGCTGTTACAAATCttcagatatcttctgctaaaagaaaggtcttcaatcataagtttcctaatttatctcctaaattagaaactgctgaatcttcaatattctgatttgattcttcaatattctgacttgattttattgacctttaaatctgtgccacattggattacataatattcatagaatattctgtatctgttaagaatcaaactgaatcttcattccaattctgcaggcgcgatgtcatgagttgatgtcatgacattccatataacatcttgcttttgtacctgttttgttcttttatatttgcaaaatttatacattgtattatattttgctgctattatgtttagccaaacatagatgccaatcagccaataaaaacatcaacactTATGTTGTCATGCTAATCAAATAGTGACACAGTCATCTTTGTGATGTGTCTCTTGGCTTAAGTATCTAGGTTATCTTGATGTTTGGTTTGTACTTTTGAGATTAATTGGTTGTTACTTGATTTCGTTTGTACATTTTACTCTATCATTGTCATTTCAATGTCGATTgaaattatagaaaaaaaatcttaattggatttgttttactTAACCCCAATTTTCAGTTACTTTCAAAGCTAtctaatttttgtttttacttcataatttatttgaaaatttgatttgattttatgagCTGATCCCTATATGATGAACACATATTTGGCTATGGATAAACTCCAATGAAGCCTGTTTATGTCATAGTTACACTCATGGAGAATCATTCATCCTTTTGTTTCATTAATTCCCACTTCCTTTGGCTGCATATTTTTTCGCAGTTTTGCAGTTCCTATCTAAACcgtctaattattatttttactttacaatttattttacaatttgtTAATTTGATTTGATGGGTTGTTCTCTATATGACGAACTCCCTATAGGCTATGGATAAACTCCAATGAAGTCTTTTTGTCAAAGTGCTTAATTAGGTATTAGCGTCAAATTATATAGGTATTAGCGTTAAATTATATTAGGTATTAGCTGAGATTCACAGAAAATATATCTTTGCTGGCCATGTTAATGCCTATATGAAGGTatgttaaaatattgtttttggtcCTTTAAAATTGAATTCGTAAGTAATTATTCACATGATATTTTgattacttttttttattaagattTTGTAATATTCTTTTATAGACATTGATTGAAGACGAGCTTGAGAAGTACCAAACTCACTTCAGCCTATATATCAAGAAAGGGATAGAAGCTGATGGAATTGAAGAACTTTACAAGAAGGTTCATGCTGCTATTCACGCCTATCGCTCAATCATGAATTAGTAGTATTTCAGCCATTTTATCatgattatataataaatatgttAAATGTAAAatgtactgaagatgtgtatTGTCTTTCGATCAGGTACAACTTGAAGAAGCTCACTTATGATGAGAGAAGGACAAAGTTGATTGCTCGCTTGGAGGCACTAAATTCTGCCGTGGATGAAGACGAGGATGATGAGTGAATTTGAGTTGGGAGTGGAGTCAATTGTCAACTTGGATTTTCATTTGTACTGTCTTTCATTTATATTTACACTTTGTGGTTTTCTGCCACAATTTAACCATGTGTTTGTTATCAAGCTGTAGTTATTGTTGATATGTAAGTATTTAAGGTGCTTCAtgcttttttatttgaattttaaaacccGGTGAAAATTTATTCTATATATTTGGATGGGCTTTTTGTAAGTGAAAATAAGTACTCTCTCCGTTCATTTTTAAGTGTCATtctagcaaaaagctcttcaaccaagatagtggattgttagagttactttttctataatacccttatttatttttctctttccaaataaattcaatcatatacTCTCTTTTTCTAATAACTATTTGAAAaatgtgaggtggagttattgagaaaataagggtataattgacaaattatgatattaaattataaaacgacacttaaataggaacaaaaaaattcttctaaaatgacacttaaaaaggaacggagggagtattatattataaaaatttcGTGCACCTTAGACAACGCTTAAAGAGAAAAGCGCTGCCTGAAATGGGGAAAAGCACTGCCTAAAGGGGGGAATAGACAGCGCTTTTAAGAAAGTGTTGTTTAAAGTGATGCCTAAAAGATGACCAAAAGCGCTATCTAAAGTGATGCCTAAAAGATGAccaaaagcgctgtctaatgcaaaagcgctgctaaaggggtACTGACAAAAGCGTTGTCTAAtgcaaaagcgctgtctaaagtggacatatagcagcgcttttaaagtCAAAAAGCTGCCTAAAGGGgacatatagcagcgcttttgaattAATCGAAAGCGCTGCATTTActtatgccagcgctggcttagGTAGCGCTTTAAAGTGCTGCTATAGTACAAAAAAAGCGATGTATATGTGCTTGTTTGGCATAGTATCCTGGAGGCTTTTGTTGGGAAGGCTAAAAACTAGGGATGAATTATCAAAGCATAAAGTTCTCTCTGGTGTACATAATCTGGTTTGTCCTCTCTGTCTTGGTCTGGAAGAATCACACtctcatctcttttttttttgtagcaTCCTGAGTTAGAGAGCTTATTATAGCTTG from Vicia villosa cultivar HV-30 ecotype Madison, WI linkage group LG4, Vvil1.0, whole genome shotgun sequence encodes the following:
- the LOC131597944 gene encoding large ribosomal subunit protein uL18-like; the encoded protein is MKPLDLALLVPASTTLVLAEIHRKYIFAGHVNAYMKTLIEDELEKYQTHFSLYIKKGIEADGIEELYKKVHAAIHAYRSIMKNVKCTEDVYCLSIRYNLKKLTYDERRTKLIARLEALNSAVDEDEDDE